A part of Aspergillus flavus chromosome 1, complete sequence genomic DNA contains:
- a CDS encoding ATP-dependent Clp protease — MPASGKGALSSTKSSLFNDDFRTSKKDKRQIKHAALMSKIEKNSQKTTKRRRASKKLVANLESLADALPETEVEMNDPNNQVNVIKQKTLKHKPGAMKHFSNQPWSGSYEPGLPTAGPLGSTPAFGAPRITPKTLKQYLDQFVVGQDRAKKILSVAVYNHYQRVQELQRRDEEAVELLAKRARRESLTDSSTIQLEKSNILLLGPSGVGKTLMAKTLAKVLSVPFSISDCTPFTQAGYIGEDAEVCVHRLLAAANYDVEQAERGIIVLDEVDKIAAAKVSHGKDVGGEGVQQALLKIIEGTTVQVQAKQEKNAPRAGGTPNTYPSNSPLGNSPYPPSNGGGMSQKGEVYNVRTDNILFIFSGAFVGLHKVVMDRISRGSIGFGQPVRTPSNSDERPGQSTTANNQPVPIVPGSEEEALYKKHLPFFTSASPESPDGEPTYFNALDLINPTDLQNYGFIPELVGRVPVTAALSTLTQPLLVRILTEPRNSLLAQYTTLFSLSGIELRFTTPALHKIAANAFTMGTGARALRTEMETILSDAMYETPGSSVKFVLVTESVAARKEKPIYFSRGQGGRFHAMIAAEESQWEERQRREKKQRAWKAKAQAASEEHPSISNFREYRTRAAGF; from the exons ATGCCGGCTTCAGGGAAAGGCGCTCTTTCCTCGACGAAGTCTAGCCTCTTCAATGATGATTTTCGGACATCTAAGAAAGACAAACGTCAGATTAAACATGCTGCCCTAATGTCCAAAATAGAGAAGAACTCTCAAAAGACTACGAAACGCCGACGGGCGTCAAAGAAACTCGTTGCAAACCTTGAATCGCTTGCCGATGCCCTACCAGAAACCGAGGTTGAAATGAATGATCCCAACAATCAGGTGAATGTCATTAAACAGAAAACGCTGAAGCATAAACCTGGCGCTATGAAGC ATTTCTCAAATCAGCCCTGGAGTGGTAGCTATGAACCAGGACTGCCGACTGCTGGGCCCTTGGGCTCGACCCCGGCTTTCGGAGCTCCCCGGATTACGCCCAAAACGTTAAAGCAATACCTAGATCAGTTTGTAGTCGGACAGGATCGTGCAAAGAAGATACTAAGTGTCGCCGTATACAATCATTACCAACGTGTGCAAGAATTACAGCGGCGTGATGAGGAAGCAGTCGAGCTGCTGGCGAAGCGCGCGCGGCGCGAGTCT CTCACAGACTCATCGACAATACAACTGGAGAAGTCCAATATACTGCTACTAGGACCTTCCGGCGTTGGGAAGACACTCATGGCCAAAACATTAGCTAAAGTACTATCAGTACCGTTTAGCATTTCAGATTGCACACCGTTCACGCAGGCTGGATACATTGGAGAAGATGCCGAGGTCTGCGTTCACAGGCTCCTAGCTGCAGCAAACTATGATGTCGAACAAGCAGAACGCGGCATAATCGTTCTGGATGAGGTTGATAAGATTGCCGCCGCTAAAGTCAGTCATGGCAAAGATGTCGGTGGTGAGGGAGTCCAGCAGGCCCTTCTAAAGATTATAGAAGGTACGACGGTGCAGGTGCAAGcgaaacaggaaaagaacgCTCCTCGCGCAGGCGGAACTCCCAATACATATCCATCAAACAGTCCACTGGGAAACTCGCCGTATCCACCCTCCAATGGTGGGGGCATGTCCCAGAAAGGGGAGGTCTACAACGTACGTACGGATAACATTCTGTTTATCTTCTCTGGTGCTTTTGTCGGGCTACACAAAGTGGTGATGGATCGGATATCGCGTGGCTCCATTGGCTTTGGCCAGCCTGTTCGGACACCATCCAACTCAGATGAGCGGCCTGGACAATCAACAACCGCAAACAATCAGCCTGTGCCCATAGTGCCAGGGTCAGAAGAGGAGGCATTGTACAAGAAACACCTTCCCTTTTTCACCTCTGCGAGCCCCGAATCGCCTGATGGTGAGCCAACTTACTTCAATGCACTCGACCTCATCAATCCTACCGACCTACAAAATTATGGATTTATCCCAGAGTTAGTTGGCCGTGTTCCAGTCACCGCTGCGCTCTCCACGCTGACGCAACCTTTACTTGTACGCATCCTCACTGAGCCCCGCAACTCATTGCTAGCGCAGTACACAACCCTATTCTCCCTATCAGGAATTGAGCTTCGCTTCACAACTCCAGCCTTGCATAAGATAGCTGCCAACGCCTTCACAATGGGCACGGGGGCACGAGCCCTCCGAACAGAAATGGAGACCATCCTTAGCGATGCCATGTATGAAACTCCAGGTTCGAGCGTGAAGTTTGTTCTCGTAACGGAGTCTGTGGCTGCTCGTAAAGAGAAACCCATTTACTTTTCTCGTGGACAAGGCGGACGTTTCCATGCCATGATCGCAGCAGAGGAGAGCCAATGGGAAGAAAGGCAACGGcgagagaagaagcagagggCCTGGAAAGCTAAAGCGCAGGCCGCTTCGGAGGAGCACCCTTCTATCTCAAACTTCCGTGAATACCGGACTAGAGCAGCGGGCTTCTAG